GCTAGCCGGTCGCCGCCGGGGCGGAAGGCTGCGGGTCAGCTTCGTCGCTCGGGGGCGCATCTCGATCGCGTTCCCCCTCCAGAGGTCGGCGCACGCCGGCCGTGGGTCCGCCCTGATCGATCTCAACCGTCGCTCGGTTCACGATGCTGCGCTCCGTCCTGCCGCCCCGGCTCCCAGCTCTGCTTGGCCTCCGCGCCGACGGCATACGGCTGCCCCCTCTCGGCAGCGAGCCAGTCCGCCTCCTGGCTCTGCTTCGGCTCCGCGTCATGGCGTTCGCTCTGGCATTCGGCTCGGCCGCCCTCTGCGCGCGCACTGCAGCCGCCCAGATCGTCCGCTGGAACGATGTCCTCGAACAGGACTCGGCCTGGTACGGTGGTACGGAGGCGCTGCGCATCGCGGACAACGTGCTGCTCTACCAGCACCCCAACGGAGGCTGGGGGAAGAACGTGGACATGGCCAGGCCGCTTCCGCCCGCCGAGCGGGAGCAGGTGGCCCGCGAGAGCCGAACCGTGGAGACCCTCATCGACAACGGGGCGACCTACACCCAGCTCCGCTTTCTGGCGCGCGTCCACGCAGCACAGCCGCACTCCCGCGTCCGCGAGGCCTTCCTGCGAGGGATCGACTACCTTCTGGAGGCGGAATACGAACGCGGCGGCTGGCCGATGATCTACCCGCTGCAAGAGGGCTACTACTCGCACATCACCTTCAACGACAACGCGATGATCGGGGTGATGCGCCTGCTGCGCGACCTGGCCGCGGGCGAGCCGCCCTTCGACTTCGTGGATGACGAGCGGCGGGCGCGGGCGCGCGCGGCGATCGAGCGGGGTCTCCGCGTCATCCTCGACACGCAGATCGTGGTAGACGGCGAGCCGACCGCCTGGTGTG
This genomic interval from Longimicrobiaceae bacterium contains the following:
- the pelA gene encoding pectate lyase, which produces MLRSVLPPRLPALLGLRADGIRLPPLGSEPVRLLALLRLRVMAFALAFGSAALCARTAAAQIVRWNDVLEQDSAWYGGTEALRIADNVLLYQHPNGGWGKNVDMARPLPPAEREQVARESRTVETLIDNGATYTQLRFLARVHAAQPHSRVREAFLRGIDYLLEAEYERGGWPMIYPLQEGYYSHITFNDNAMIGVMRLLRDLAAGEPPFDFVDDERRARARAAIERGLRVILDTQIVVDGEPTAWCAQYHPKTLEPMPARSYELVSLSGMESVGIVEYLMEIPAPGPEVVRAIESAVRWFRRTRIDGIEVRTVPAPSLPGGRDRVVVADPDAPPLWARFYEIGTNRPMFVGRDGVVRDRLADIEHERRMGYAYLGSWARELLEVDYPAWRARMQRSTAGS